The nucleotide window GTGGGAATATCTTGCTGATCCTGGCCCAGGCTGGCCCTGCGGCAGTCAATGCCTTCAACGAGGCTATTCAGACCGCTGATCCGGATGTGCGGGTCTCGATTCGTAGACTCGTGGAATTTCATGAAGCCAGGGAGTGGCTCTCTGGAGGCAGTGCTCGGAATGTTCTCCTAATGCCGCGACAATAGCCTGGTAGCTTGAATGCAGAAGCCCCGCCTGCACTGGTGTCGGTGGGGCTTCTGGTTTCCGGCAACTTGACGGCGCGTCATTGCACCACGGCTGTGGCAGGCGGGGCGTCGGGCTCGCCGTTCGGCGGGATTGGGGCGTAACTGAGACTGCGTTTGACATCTGCCGTGCCCCCAGCCGCGAGTGTTCGTTGGACCTCTTCTGAAGGGTGCGGGGGGCGGTGCCCCTATGGGTGCGGTCAAGCGGATGGGGCGGGTTGGGGTCCGTGGATCGTGCCGTCGCGGAGCATGGCGAAGTGTACGTCGGCTCGGCGGCGGGCGAGGCAGAGGAGGGCTTGGGCGTGGTGCTTTCCTTGGCTGATCTTCTTTCGTAGTAGGTCCGGGAGGCCGGGTCGGTAAGTGCGGCAAATGCGGATGGAAAGAGGGCCCGTTTGCGCTGTTTGTTTCCGCTCTCTTGGAGGGTTGTTCGCCTCGGATCGACGACCCGGAACTGCGGGTCGCTGGGCCAGGCTGGCGTAGGCGGCGAGGTGGGCGGCGGATGGGACGCTGGATCCGTCGCCGACGTCGATGAGGATGCGGGCTTCGGTCCTGACGCCGATCCCCGGCATGGACGTCAGGACCTTGGAAAAGGGGTGTGCCTCCAGCAATTCTTCGATCCTCGCAGCCGGGAGCTTCTGCTGGTCAAGCACTGCCTGGAACGAGCTGGCGAGGCTGGGTACGATCAGTGAGCTTCTTCGAGGTGGGCCCCGATCAGGTGACCCCAGCCGAACGCAACGAGCGAGGCCCCCGGGCTGTTGATCGAGATGTCTGACGTCTCAATCACGCTGCTCGGGGGCCTCGTTGGTCATCTATCGTGCCGCACTCGACCTGCCACATGCGCTCGTGGAGTGGGTCACCATGCTCATCGTCACCCGTGAGGGGGGCCGCCGCTGCAAGCTCCGCCCGTCCCAGCGCGCGATGGTGGCACTGGTGTACCTGCGTGAGCACATCACCCTGGCGAAACTCGCCGCCGGGTTCGGCATCAGCGAGTCCACCGCCCACGCCTACACCAGCGCGGTCATTCACCTGCTCGCCGAACGCGCACCGGGCCTGCTGAAGGTCCTGCGCGAGGCCGACCCCGACTTCGGTCTGCTAGACGGCACCCTCGCCGAGTGCGACCGGGTCGGCGACTCACGCGAGGACTACTCCCACAAGCACCGCCGGCACGGCGTGAACGTGCAGGTGGTCACCGACCCGGACGGCCGGCTGCTGTGGATCTCGCCGGCCCTGCCGGGCCGGGCACACGACCTGACCGCGGCACGCACCCACCGGATCATCCGGATCTGCGAGCGCCAGGGCGTCCCCATCCTGGCCGATCTTGCCTACCAGGGCGGCGGCCCCTGGCTGACCACGGGCATCAAACGCAGACCCCTGAAGAAGCTCACGCCCACCGAGAAGACTCTCAATCAGGCCCTGGCCACGGCACGGGCACCGGTCGAACGCGGAGTGGCCCGCCTGAAGTCCTGGCGAATTTTCCGCAAGGCTCGATGCAGTCCGAACCGCATGACGTCAATCGCCAAGGCTGTCCTCACCCTGGAGCGGCAACGCTGAAGAAGCTCAGTGCGGCCCGCGTCCGTGCCGGGGACGACGACGGTCTGTTCGTTCAGCGCGGTGAAGATGTCCTTGACCAGTCGCTCGGCCATCCGCGGTGCCTTCGGGCGTATCAGCGTGATCAGTCGACGGCGTCCGCGGTCGCGGTCTTGACCCACCAACCCGGCGCGCGGGACGGTCGTGGCGCAACTATGCGCAACTGGCTCGACAGGGGAGGCCGCGATGACGTTACGGTTCGTCGGGATGGACCCGAACACCGGTGGTGAGGGATCACCGACGGTGTGGGTGGAGGAGGAGACCGCGGACTTGGTACTCCAGGGCGAGGAGGCCGACGAGCTGCTCAAGGCCCTGGTCGGCGAAACTCAGTGGGTGCCCGGCTATAAGACCGGGATCCCTCCGCACGAGCGGGTGATCCGTATCCCGGTCCGCATGGTGCCGATGCTGAGGGAGGCGGGCGATGCCGCAGAACGCGCTGCACAGCGCGACGTTCGCTGACCTGCTCGCCGCCACCCGGCGCAGCGCCGTGCACCTGGAGATGCGCGACGTCTACGCGGTCGGCGACGAGCAGGAGGACTTCGACACCTTTCTGCGTACCGGCGTCGCGAACACCGACCCCACGCGGTCGTTCTGGCCGCAGTGGGTGCCTCTGGTCCAAGACGCGGTCGGCCGCGGGGTGGTAATGCGCCGCGCGAGGATCGTCTCCGAGCCCGTCACCGACTACATCCGCTACGAGCACGCCATCACCACCGTGAACCTCCAGGCCGGCGAGCAGGTCCGCTGGCTGCCCCGCCGCCACGCCTCCGACATCGCCCTGCCGGGCAACGACTTCTGGCTCCTGGACGACCGCATCGTGCAGTTCCACCACCTCACCGGCACCGGCGACTGGGCCGAGAACGGCAAGGAGCGCACCGACGAGCCGACGGTGGCCGCCCTGTGCGCGGCCGCGTTCGAGAAGGTCTGGGAGCGGGCCATCCCGCACGAGAAGTACACCGTCTGACCCCGGCCCCGGACAGCACATGCCCGCCTCCCCTTCCTCCTCCGCACAGGCCGCCCGCGAAGCCCTCGCCCGGCGCCTGAAGCACCTGATGAAGGACGCCGGCATCAACGGGCGCGTGCTGTCCGCCCGGTGCGGCTGGGACCCCGCCAAGACCTCCCGCATCCTCAACGCCAAGGCCGCACCCTCCGACACCGACCTGCGCGCCTGGTGCGACGCCTGCCACGCCCAGGACCAGGCCGCCGACCTCATCGCCACCGCCCGCGCGGTGGAGTCGATGTACGAGGAGTGGCGCCGCCTGCACCGCTCCGGCATGCGCCAGGCCCAGGAAGACGTCCTCGCCCGCACCGCCGAAGCGCAGGTGTGCCGCGCCTACACCTCAACGTCATCCCCGGCTTCTTCCAGACCGCCGGCTACGCCGAAGCCCTGATGCGCTCCATCACCGACTTCCAGGGCACCCCCGACGACATCACCGAGGCCGTCGCCGCCCGCCTGGCCCGCTCCCGCTACCTGTACGAGGGCGGCCACCGCTTCGTCGTCCTCATCGAGGAGTGGGTGCTGCGCACCCGGATCGGCACCACCGAGACGATGGCCGGCCAGCTCGCCCACCTGCTCACCGTGATGCCGCTGCCGTCCGTCTCCCTCGGCATCATCCCGCTCGGCGTCCCTCGTACCGTGTGGCCGCTGGAGGCGTTCTACCTCTATGACGACCAGCGCACCGTCGTGGAGACGCTGACCGCGTCGATCAACGTCCGCCAGCCCCGCGAGCTCGCCGACTACGCCCGCGCGTTCACCGCCCTCGCCAAGCTCGCCGTGCACGGCGACGCCGCCCGCGCCCGCATCCGGGCGGCGATCGACGCCCTGGAGTGAAGGAGCGCGCAATTCTCCGCAACTTCGTTGAGACCCCTCCGGAGCCGCCCGTAGCGTCGAATCACCGACGCCACCAGCCACCGGGAGGCGGGACCCCATACGCGCACGCACCCAAGCCACCACCACGGCCCAGCCCGGCTACGGCGTCCCCTCCCCGGCCCTGGTGGCCCGCGCCGACCGGGGGTTCGCGCGGTTCCTCGCACGCACCACCCAGGCCGACACCGCCCCCACCGACCGCCATGACGCAGCGAGGAACCGATGAGCAGGACGACGGTGCTGTACGACCCCGACGGACACATCGAGGCCGAGCTCCCGCTCGACCGCACCACCCACCAGTGCCTCATCAAAGCCGTCCTGGCGTGGAAGGGAG belongs to Streptomyces glaucescens and includes:
- a CDS encoding transposase, with amino-acid sequence MLDQQKLPAARIEELLEAHPFSKVLTSMPGIGVRTEARILIDVGDGSSVPSAAHLAAYASLAQRPAVPGRRSEANNPPRERKQTAQTGPLSIRICRTYRPGLPDLLRKKISQGKHHAQALLCLARRRADVHFAMLRDGTIHGPQPAPSA
- a CDS encoding transposase family protein; protein product: MVIYRAALDLPHALVEWVTMLIVTREGGRRCKLRPSQRAMVALVYLREHITLAKLAAGFGISESTAHAYTSAVIHLLAERAPGLLKVLREADPDFGLLDGTLAECDRVGDSREDYSHKHRRHGVNVQVVTDPDGRLLWISPALPGRAHDLTAARTHRIIRICERQGVPILADLAYQGGGPWLTTGIKRRPLKKLTPTEKTLNQALATARAPVERGVARLKSWRIFRKARCSPNRMTSIAKAVLTLERQR
- a CDS encoding DUF6879 family protein; its protein translation is MPQNALHSATFADLLAATRRSAVHLEMRDVYAVGDEQEDFDTFLRTGVANTDPTRSFWPQWVPLVQDAVGRGVVMRRARIVSEPVTDYIRYEHAITTVNLQAGEQVRWLPRRHASDIALPGNDFWLLDDRIVQFHHLTGTGDWAENGKERTDEPTVAALCAAAFEKVWERAIPHEKYTV